One segment of Hydrogenothermus marinus DNA contains the following:
- the metE gene encoding 5-methyltetrahydropteroyltriglutamate--homocysteine S-methyltransferase, with protein MAVKTTIFGYPKIGPNRELKKAIESYWKGEISKEEMLKKVEEVDIDRMKRVINADLDYIPSNDFSLYDFVLDVSTMVDMIPKRFRNIEDGLDRYFAMARGTKDAIACEMTKWFDTNYHYIVPEIEGAFKLVKNRPLDSYKWAKEKLGVETKPVLVGAFTYLMLSKVYERQEGSLLMKMVKAEESEKFKPLLFELASVYNQMLRELQEEGVKAVQFDEPALVLDLDEDKINALIDAYRIITEGITDIEIFVHTYYESLDHFEKITKELPVSGIGLDFVVNNENLENLKKYGFPEDKKLQAGVISGRDPWKTDYKQVLNLIEEIKKYVSEDRIILSNAAPLFHLPVSLESEKGHLNEDLLELLSFADERLEEIKTLKQIINKGKEIPSQTLQEFRDKFKNEEVQKAIEDIDNHEIKRPHDFKERYKKQIELLGLPRFPTTTIGSFPQTKEVRQMRAKFRKGEISAEEYENFIKEQIKKAIEIQEELELDVFVHGEFERTDMVEFFGQKMDGFAFTKNGWVQSYGTRCVRPPIIYGDVSRPEPMTIKEIVYAQSLTEKPVKGMLTGPVTILNWSFYRKDIPKKDIAYQIAIALRDEVLDLEKAGIKVIQIDEPAFREGLPLKKRKQEEYLNWAVKAFRLTNNTVAETTQIHTHMCYSEFNEIIEWIYAMDSDVISIEASRSKGEIIEAFEKFNYDHGIGVGVYDIHSPRVPPVEEMLEIAERTVQVIDKNLIWINPDCGLKTRGWEETIPALKNMVQVAKILREKYGEKYDW; from the coding sequence ATGGCAGTTAAGACTACAATCTTTGGTTATCCAAAAATTGGCCCAAATAGAGAATTAAAGAAAGCTATTGAAAGCTACTGGAAAGGTGAAATATCTAAAGAAGAGATGCTAAAAAAAGTAGAAGAAGTTGATATTGATAGAATGAAAAGGGTAATAAATGCAGATTTAGACTATATCCCATCAAATGATTTTTCTTTATATGATTTTGTTTTAGATGTATCTACTATGGTAGATATGATCCCAAAAAGATTTAGAAATATAGAAGATGGACTTGATAGATATTTTGCAATGGCTAGAGGAACAAAAGATGCTATTGCTTGTGAAATGACAAAATGGTTTGATACTAACTACCATTACATAGTACCTGAAATAGAAGGAGCTTTTAAACTTGTAAAAAATAGACCTTTAGATTCATATAAATGGGCAAAAGAAAAACTTGGAGTTGAAACAAAACCTGTTTTAGTTGGAGCTTTTACATATTTAATGCTTTCCAAGGTTTATGAAAGACAAGAAGGCTCTCTTTTAATGAAAATGGTAAAAGCTGAAGAAAGTGAAAAATTTAAGCCACTTTTATTTGAGCTTGCATCTGTTTATAACCAGATGTTAAGAGAGCTTCAAGAAGAAGGTGTTAAAGCTGTTCAATTTGATGAGCCTGCTCTTGTTTTAGATTTAGATGAAGATAAAATAAATGCTCTTATTGATGCTTACAGAATAATTACAGAAGGAATTACAGATATAGAGATTTTTGTTCATACTTATTATGAAAGCTTAGATCATTTTGAAAAAATAACAAAAGAGCTTCCAGTTTCTGGTATTGGACTTGATTTTGTTGTAAATAATGAAAATCTTGAGAATTTAAAGAAATATGGATTCCCTGAAGATAAAAAACTTCAAGCTGGAGTAATATCAGGAAGAGATCCTTGGAAAACAGATTATAAACAAGTTTTAAATCTTATTGAAGAAATTAAAAAATATGTTTCTGAAGATAGAATTATTTTATCTAATGCTGCGCCTTTATTCCATTTACCTGTTTCTCTTGAGTCAGAAAAAGGACATTTAAATGAAGATTTATTAGAGCTTCTATCTTTTGCAGATGAAAGACTTGAAGAAATAAAAACTTTAAAACAGATAATAAATAAAGGAAAAGAAATACCTTCTCAAACTCTCCAAGAATTTAGAGATAAGTTTAAAAATGAAGAAGTTCAAAAGGCTATAGAGGACATAGACAATCATGAGATTAAAAGACCTCATGATTTCAAAGAAAGATATAAAAAACAGATAGAACTTTTAGGCCTTCCAAGATTTCCTACTACTACAATTGGAAGTTTTCCTCAAACAAAAGAAGTTCGTCAGATGAGAGCTAAATTTAGAAAAGGTGAAATATCTGCAGAAGAATATGAAAACTTTATAAAAGAGCAGATTAAAAAAGCTATAGAAATACAAGAAGAGCTTGAACTTGATGTATTTGTTCATGGAGAGTTTGAAAGAACAGATATGGTTGAGTTTTTCGGACAAAAAATGGATGGATTTGCATTTACTAAAAATGGGTGGGTTCAGTCTTATGGTACAAGATGTGTAAGACCCCCAATTATATATGGAGATGTATCAAGACCAGAGCCAATGACTATAAAAGAGATAGTTTATGCTCAAAGTCTTACAGAAAAGCCAGTAAAAGGTATGTTAACAGGGCCTGTAACTATATTAAACTGGTCTTTTTACAGAAAAGATATACCTAAGAAAGATATTGCATATCAGATAGCAATAGCTTTAAGAGATGAAGTTTTAGATTTAGAAAAAGCTGGAATAAAAGTAATCCAGATTGATGAGCCTGCATTTAGAGAAGGACTTCCTTTAAAGAAAAGAAAACAAGAAGAATATTTAAATTGGGCTGTTAAAGCATTTAGACTTACAAACAATACAGTTGCAGAAACAACTCAAATCCATACTCATATGTGTTATTCAGAATTTAATGAGATTATAGAATGGATTTATGCAATGGATTCTGATGTAATTTCAATAGAGGCATCAAGATCAAAAGGTGAAATAATAGAGGCATTTGAAAAATTCAATTATGATCATGGAATTGGAGTTGGAGTTTACGATATTCATTCTCCAAGAGTGCCACCTGTTGAAGAGATGTTAGAAATAGCAGAAAGAACTGTCCAAGTAATAGATAAAAATCTCATTTGGATAAATCCAGATTGTGGTTTAAAAACAAGAGGTTGGGAAGAAACAATACCAGCTCTAAAAAATATGGTTCAGGTTGCAAAGATATTAAGAGAAAAATACGGTGAAAAATATGATTGGTAA
- a CDS encoding ABC transporter permease: MEYKFLVSYVLILIALYYSYREKLGIEKTILINSLRAFIQLLILGYALVYIFKLKHPIELIFILFLMILFASYTAQNRVNLKEKGFLVAFLSIFFSSSLVIASLLVLQIISFKPNELIPVGGMVIGNSLNVYSLTVDRLKGEIKNNIDLIENFIAIGATLKNALYEMKKASVKAALIPTLNNLQTVGIIHIPGITTGMLLAGAEPLKAVSYQLAIMYMMVAVALFTAVITINIGYRKIFVSVFS; the protein is encoded by the coding sequence ATGGAATATAAATTCTTAGTTTCGTATGTTCTCATTTTAATAGCTCTTTATTATTCTTACAGAGAAAAATTAGGAATAGAGAAAACTATACTTATAAATTCTTTAAGGGCATTTATTCAATTATTAATCCTTGGATATGCTCTTGTTTATATTTTTAAACTAAAACATCCAATTGAACTTATTTTTATACTTTTTTTAATGATTTTATTTGCAAGTTATACTGCTCAAAATAGAGTAAATCTAAAAGAAAAAGGATTTTTAGTAGCTTTTTTATCTATATTTTTTTCATCATCTTTAGTTATAGCTTCTTTGTTAGTATTACAAATTATATCTTTTAAACCTAATGAGCTTATTCCTGTTGGTGGAATGGTAATAGGAAACTCTTTAAATGTTTATAGTTTAACAGTAGATAGATTAAAAGGTGAAATAAAAAATAATATAGACTTAATTGAAAATTTTATTGCTATTGGTGCAACATTAAAAAATGCTTTATATGAGATGAAAAAAGCTTCAGTAAAAGCTGCTTTAATACCAACTTTAAATAATCTTCAAACAGTTGGAATAATCCATATTCCGGGAATTACAACAGGAATGCTTCTTGCAGGTGCAGAGCCTTTAAAAGCAGTTTCTTATCAGCTTGCAATAATGTATATGATGGTTGCAGTCGCTTTATTTACAGCTGTTATAACTATAAATATTGGATACAGAAAGATATTTGTTTCAGTTTTTAGCTAA
- a CDS encoding CobW family GTP-binding protein, producing MHSFIITGFLGTGKTTLLINNIKKYFKDKKIAIVVNEFGEVGVDGQILKNVYSEVLEISEGCICCKLSAEFEKGVKEIIKDYNPEIIFIETSGTSEPFPIFLSLQNLGISVEGIICVIDAKNFNSYKDDATAKYQIGGSNIIVLNKIDLIEEKQLESLEKEVREIKEKYNIKNILTGEVIFKNYVIYKTKFGILPKEIFDGIYKIDEIIKIAQENVETGVFQSKHNFSQRIIYLPDNFSFEDIDKILSNIPNNIFRIKGIIKAKDVPTPLVVNYSFGDLSFSELPSYEGKSFLVFIGSNLETKNIIKLN from the coding sequence ATGCATTCTTTTATAATAACAGGTTTTTTAGGTACAGGAAAAACAACTTTACTTATAAATAATATAAAGAAATATTTTAAAGATAAAAAAATTGCAATAGTTGTTAATGAATTTGGAGAAGTTGGTGTTGATGGACAAATATTAAAAAATGTATATAGCGAAGTTTTAGAAATATCTGAAGGATGTATTTGTTGTAAACTATCTGCAGAATTTGAAAAAGGAGTAAAAGAAATTATTAAAGATTATAATCCTGAAATAATTTTTATAGAAACCTCTGGAACTTCAGAACCTTTTCCAATATTCCTTTCTTTACAAAATCTTGGGATATCAGTTGAAGGTATTATATGTGTCATAGATGCGAAGAATTTTAATTCTTATAAAGATGATGCTACTGCTAAATATCAAATAGGTGGTTCAAATATAATTGTTTTAAATAAAATTGATTTAATAGAGGAAAAACAGTTAGAAAGTTTAGAAAAAGAAGTAAGAGAAATTAAAGAAAAATATAATATAAAAAATATTTTAACTGGAGAGGTTATATTCAAAAATTATGTTATATACAAAACAAAATTTGGAATATTACCCAAGGAAATATTTGATGGTATCTATAAAATAGATGAAATTATAAAAATAGCTCAAGAAAATGTAGAAACAGGAGTTTTTCAATCTAAACATAACTTTTCTCAAAGAATTATATATCTACCTGATAATTTTTCATTTGAGGATATTGATAAAATATTGTCTAATATTCCAAATAATATTTTTAGGATAAAAGGCATTATTAAAGCCAAAGATGTACCAACTCCTTTAGTAGTAAATTACTCATTTGGAGATCTTTCATTTTCAGAGCTTCCTTCTTACGAAGGAAAATCTTTCTTAGTTTTCATAGGCTCTAATTTAGAAACTAAAAATATAATTAAATTAAATTAG
- a CDS encoding DUF2309 domain-containing protein — MVNKNIDNIKSIIPQYWPIKNFIHHNPLKGFEKQHFKNAVNKAKEIFEGNVYMEPEYYVNLYMDGTIREDIFEENLLKVLEENNYKKYFYEAKKFLIEISPNWNKYKFEKINKCIDEEELIEFIKTETIEKTTEETIKKLIKNLTLYEIYDAIFDTNLKDQIEKDIIEFITRFLDEEQTTLSMYQRNLGMFNVFKYYEGENIQESAEVFIEKILENLKVEDKENYLLIHLLKQVGWAGFIKYRSEDKDYPFQQEYPSSIEDYLAIRLFYEHKYISKQKISDFKKLNDFINQNQNYVILKLLKYKGKLLPKFVDLMETASSEGEFKEILRIYKEEEINIIKNQILNIRKEITTFDKDIVEFAKFIYTLKNEEGYLWLKSLEDSYINKYLSEFLSSNPSMEKSYLAAAVFCIDVRSESIRRYLEKIGPYFTYGVAGFFGVPITFIELDKGHEQFLCPAIIKPKNTVFELPKEGYKEYKSRKKMFSILKNVLNDLKNNPYTPFIMVEAVGWLFGINLFGKTLFPRQIDKFFSKFRPKKPKTIYTINKLTDDEVEEFAKKVHFKIIEEFLTEKLKRNISLSEVEKVWEYLVLNKSLDLNIPEEFLEILKTKYSVNKENYEMQKEKLRQVGFTLEEKVSYVKNFLQLIGLTQNFPKFVFVFGHGSKSDNNPFESALDCGACGGGVGLPNARVISMMANDKEVRKKLLEEGINIPEYVKFIPSLHNTTTDELFLENLDILNDEELKLIEKIKSDFEKASSKSRLERAKFLPYTETEEDIFTKSCDWSEPRPEWGLSKNNAFFIGKRESTKNFPMFNRVFLHSYNWEEDEDGNVLTTIFSGPLVVGEWINMEHYFSTTDNEVFGAGSKVYHNIVSKVGVFFGNFSDLKIGLPEQTVNLADQPYHEPMRLITFVEAPIDIVNKAMQKSALSNNIIKNEWIRLVVLDRKDNKIYKYENNNFIEI, encoded by the coding sequence ATGGTAAATAAAAATATTGATAATATAAAATCAATTATTCCTCAATACTGGCCAATAAAAAACTTTATTCATCACAATCCATTAAAAGGCTTTGAAAAACAACATTTTAAAAATGCGGTAAACAAAGCAAAAGAGATTTTTGAAGGAAATGTATATATGGAACCTGAGTATTATGTAAATCTTTATATGGATGGAACTATTAGGGAAGATATTTTTGAAGAAAATCTTCTTAAAGTATTAGAGGAAAACAATTATAAAAAATATTTTTATGAAGCAAAGAAATTTTTAATAGAGATAAGTCCAAACTGGAATAAATATAAATTTGAAAAAATAAACAAATGTATTGATGAAGAAGAGTTAATAGAGTTTATAAAAACAGAAACAATTGAGAAAACTACAGAAGAAACTATTAAAAAGCTTATAAAAAATCTTACCTTATATGAAATATATGATGCTATATTTGATACAAACTTAAAAGATCAAATAGAAAAAGATATTATTGAATTTATAACTAGATTTTTAGATGAAGAACAAACTACTCTTTCAATGTATCAAAGAAATTTAGGAATGTTTAACGTTTTTAAGTATTATGAAGGAGAAAACATTCAAGAATCTGCAGAGGTTTTTATTGAAAAAATATTAGAAAATCTAAAAGTAGAAGATAAAGAAAATTATTTATTAATTCATCTTTTAAAACAAGTAGGTTGGGCAGGATTTATAAAATATAGATCTGAAGACAAAGATTATCCCTTTCAACAAGAATATCCTTCTTCTATAGAAGATTATCTAGCTATTAGGCTTTTTTATGAGCATAAATATATTAGCAAACAAAAAATATCAGATTTTAAAAAGCTAAATGATTTTATAAATCAAAATCAAAATTATGTAATTCTAAAACTTTTAAAATATAAAGGTAAATTACTACCTAAATTTGTAGATTTAATGGAAACAGCTTCTTCAGAAGGTGAATTTAAAGAAATTTTGAGAATATATAAAGAAGAAGAAATTAATATAATTAAAAACCAAATTTTAAATATAAGAAAGGAAATAACAACCTTTGATAAAGATATTGTAGAATTTGCGAAATTTATATATACTCTAAAAAATGAAGAAGGATATTTATGGCTAAAATCCTTAGAAGATAGTTATATAAATAAATATTTAAGTGAGTTTTTAAGCTCTAATCCTTCTATGGAAAAATCCTATTTGGCAGCAGCTGTTTTTTGTATAGATGTGAGATCTGAATCTATAAGAAGATATTTAGAGAAAATAGGGCCTTATTTTACATATGGAGTAGCAGGCTTTTTCGGTGTACCTATTACATTCATTGAATTAGATAAAGGTCATGAGCAGTTTTTATGTCCAGCTATAATAAAACCTAAAAATACTGTTTTTGAACTTCCAAAGGAAGGATATAAAGAATATAAATCTAGGAAGAAAATGTTTTCAATCTTAAAGAATGTTTTAAATGATTTAAAAAACAATCCCTATACTCCATTTATTATGGTAGAAGCAGTAGGATGGCTTTTTGGTATAAATCTTTTTGGAAAAACTTTATTCCCAAGACAGATAGATAAATTTTTCTCTAAATTTAGGCCTAAAAAACCAAAAACTATATATACTATAAATAAATTAACAGATGATGAAGTAGAAGAATTCGCTAAAAAAGTTCATTTTAAAATTATAGAAGAGTTTTTAACTGAAAAGTTAAAAAGAAATATATCTTTATCTGAAGTTGAAAAAGTATGGGAATATCTAGTTTTAAATAAAAGTTTAGATTTAAATATCCCTGAAGAATTTCTTGAAATTTTAAAAACCAAATATTCAGTAAACAAAGAAAATTATGAAATGCAAAAAGAAAAATTAAGACAAGTAGGATTTACTTTAGAAGAGAAAGTATCTTATGTTAAAAATTTCCTTCAGCTTATAGGATTAACACAAAATTTCCCAAAATTTGTATTTGTGTTTGGTCATGGAAGTAAATCAGATAATAATCCTTTTGAGTCAGCTTTAGACTGTGGTGCTTGTGGTGGTGGAGTTGGTCTTCCAAATGCAAGAGTAATATCTATGATGGCTAATGATAAAGAGGTAAGAAAAAAGCTACTTGAAGAAGGTATAAATATTCCTGAATATGTAAAGTTTATACCAAGTCTTCATAATACAACAACAGATGAGTTATTTTTAGAAAATTTAGATATTCTTAATGATGAAGAATTAAAGTTGATAGAAAAAATAAAATCTGATTTTGAGAAAGCATCTTCTAAATCTAGGCTTGAAAGAGCTAAATTTTTACCTTATACAGAAACAGAAGAAGATATATTTACAAAATCTTGTGATTGGTCTGAACCAAGACCAGAATGGGGATTATCTAAGAATAATGCTTTTTTTATAGGTAAAAGAGAAAGTACTAAAAATTTCCCTATGTTTAATAGAGTATTTTTACATTCTTATAACTGGGAAGAAGATGAAGATGGAAATGTTTTAACTACTATTTTTTCAGGCCCATTAGTTGTTGGAGAATGGATAAATATGGAGCATTATTTTTCAACAACAGATAATGAAGTTTTTGGGGCAGGTTCAAAGGTTTATCATAATATAGTTAGTAAGGTAGGGGTATTTTTTGGCAATTTCAGTGATTTAAAAATTGGTCTTCCTGAACAAACTGTTAACCTTGCAGATCAACCATATCATGAGCCTATGAGATTGATAACTTTTGTAGAAGCCCCTATTGATATTGTAAATAAAGCTATGCAAAAATCAGCTTTATCAAATAATATAATAAAAAATGAATGGATTAGATTAGTTGTTTTAGATAGAAAAGATAATAAGATTTATAAATATGAAAACAACAACTTCATTGAAATTTAA
- a CDS encoding proton-conducting transporter transmembrane domain-containing protein, producing the protein MEKTVLLIPFIPVIIAFLISFINSKEAISKISMYFSFLIAVLGIAGAYYVIANQKNIYGFGDLLIFNEMASILVVYVAILGIVIRKYSAKYMWDEKGFKRFYILLNFIFAAIYLLIMSNNIIVLAIAWQIMSLTLYFLVSFKIEDKQTVKFGSWTILIHKLADFLFIIGIILVYKTFGIFNLTELSKLWLERYEYGFSGNIEIYLIGFLFLFAALMKSANIPFHIWLPYTSSAPTPVSALMHAGVVNVGGIVLNKLAFLLLLTPTVLNVAFIFGLITAIFASIIMLAVPDIKRSLGYSTVGQMGYMIMEIGIGAFSLAIYHLMVHGIFKASLFLESGSLIHYARHDPNIPKKLSYEVFWEEKVNYSKNFYWIIALFTILPVLIFAGIKFIISEEFFYFNTAIVILAFAWLTSTQLFLSFFKVSKSDSLKVIFGLLSSFILVVFTYEFFGSLIEKFLYGENAKLFYKVASLDISIIISLGIMFLILIIGWLFIYKTHFIDIEINGEKPNKIKWVFYKILAKESFFPKLMFKISKFF; encoded by the coding sequence ATGGAAAAAACTGTGTTATTAATACCATTTATACCTGTTATTATAGCTTTCTTAATTTCCTTTATTAATAGCAAAGAAGCTATTTCAAAAATTAGTATGTATTTTTCCTTTTTAATTGCTGTTTTAGGAATTGCAGGGGCCTATTATGTAATAGCCAATCAAAAAAATATTTATGGATTTGGAGATTTATTAATATTTAATGAAATGGCTTCTATTTTAGTTGTATATGTAGCTATTTTAGGTATTGTTATAAGAAAGTATAGTGCTAAATATATGTGGGATGAAAAAGGGTTTAAAAGATTTTATATCTTATTAAATTTTATATTTGCTGCTATATATCTTCTTATTATGAGTAATAATATAATTGTACTTGCTATTGCTTGGCAAATAATGAGTTTAACTCTGTACTTCCTTGTATCATTTAAGATTGAAGATAAACAAACTGTTAAGTTTGGAAGTTGGACTATTCTAATTCATAAGTTGGCAGATTTTCTTTTTATTATAGGTATTATATTAGTATATAAAACTTTTGGCATATTTAATCTGACAGAGCTTTCTAAATTATGGCTTGAAAGATATGAATATGGGTTTTCAGGCAATATAGAAATATATTTAATAGGTTTTTTATTTCTTTTTGCAGCCTTAATGAAATCAGCGAATATACCTTTTCATATATGGTTACCTTATACATCTTCTGCACCAACCCCTGTATCTGCATTGATGCATGCAGGAGTTGTTAATGTTGGAGGAATTGTATTAAATAAGCTTGCATTTTTACTTTTACTAACTCCAACAGTTTTAAATGTAGCTTTTATTTTTGGTCTTATTACTGCTATTTTTGCATCTATTATAATGCTTGCAGTTCCTGATATTAAAAGATCTCTTGGTTATTCTACTGTTGGTCAGATGGGATATATGATAATGGAAATAGGCATTGGAGCTTTTAGTCTTGCAATTTATCATCTTATGGTTCATGGAATTTTTAAAGCATCTTTATTCTTAGAATCAGGGAGTTTAATCCATTATGCAAGACATGATCCAAATATACCAAAAAAATTATCCTATGAAGTTTTTTGGGAAGAGAAGGTTAATTACAGTAAGAACTTTTATTGGATAATTGCTTTATTTACTATATTACCTGTACTAATATTTGCTGGTATTAAATTTATTATCAGTGAAGAATTTTTCTATTTTAATACTGCAATAGTAATACTTGCTTTTGCATGGCTTACAAGTACGCAACTATTTCTATCTTTCTTTAAGGTTTCCAAATCTGATTCTTTAAAGGTTATATTTGGACTTCTAAGTTCATTTATTTTAGTAGTATTTACTTATGAATTTTTTGGTAGTTTAATTGAAAAGTTTTTATATGGTGAAAACGCAAAATTATTTTATAAAGTAGCTTCTTTAGATATATCTATTATTATATCCTTAGGTATTATGTTTCTTATTCTTATAATTGGTTGGCTATTTATATATAAAACCCATTTTATTGATATAGAAATAAATGGTGAAAAACCTAATAAAATTAAATGGGTATTTTACAAAATCTTGGCAAAAGAAAGTTTTTTTCCAAAATTAATGTTTAAAATTTCCAAATTTTTTTAA
- a CDS encoding carbon monoxide dehydrogenase beta subunit family protein yields the protein MAKLGPAHYSPYPVAVYEGVLNPPQGKALLFDKVVDKETAMREAAKAMLTRENPTIFVGPLVLYAWNEDAEKKAKLVKEMAEVLNARIIPMYDYRPKYPKVDPEVEINPNHPNLTIWQNNIKACIFIGVHDHYASVALKIIRCETDCFTISLDTPSGHEDAMITIRSTDVEDLEKFIEIAKEVKKELGLA from the coding sequence ATGGCAAAGTTAGGACCAGCACACTACTCGCCTTATCCAGTAGCAGTGTATGAAGGAGTTTTAAATCCACCTCAAGGAAAAGCTCTTTTATTTGATAAGGTAGTAGATAAAGAAACAGCAATGAGAGAAGCTGCTAAAGCTATGTTAACAAGAGAAAACCCAACAATATTTGTTGGACCACTTGTATTATATGCATGGAATGAAGATGCAGAAAAAAAAGCTAAATTAGTTAAAGAAATGGCAGAAGTTTTAAATGCAAGAATAATTCCTATGTATGATTATAGACCAAAATATCCAAAAGTTGATCCTGAAGTAGAAATAAATCCTAACCATCCTAATCTAACTATTTGGCAAAATAATATAAAGGCTTGTATTTTTATAGGTGTTCATGATCATTATGCAAGTGTTGCTTTAAAAATAATAAGATGTGAAACAGACTGTTTTACTATAAGTTTAGATACTCCAAGTGGTCATGAAGATGCAATGATTACTATAAGAAGTACAGATGTAGAAGATTTAGAAAAATTTATAGAAATAGCAAAAGAAGTAAAAAAAGAGCTAGGATTAGCTTAA